A genomic region of Pseudomonas sp. RSB 5.4 contains the following coding sequences:
- a CDS encoding lactonase family protein: MNMRKFWPLLMAGSVGAMGLSSASAENYQLLVGSYTAGTSQGIYRMNFDSATGQIAAKPLQVVKSENPSWLTLSKDQHRLFVVNENGPGQKDPVGRVSSYSIDPKTHALTLINQVQSLGNEPTHSSLSGDASHLFVSNYSVMEDPGGTLAVLPVGADGKLKPVVQMSAHPASRVNPERQASNHVHSTVSSPDGRYVFSNDLGADKVFIYKFDPKANPDLPLTPAKTASIALPAGSGPRHLLFSADGKHAWLTMEMSAQVAVFDYNDGVLTQTQLVDLAAGQPTSDKAGAALHASADGKFLYVSNRGTANQLLVFSIDPATGQLKELQKRSVEGDHPREFSLDPSGKFLLVANQKSNEIVVVERDAKTGLLGKTVQKLPMDAPSDLKFLVRQ; encoded by the coding sequence ATGAACATGCGTAAATTCTGGCCGCTGCTGATGGCCGGCAGCGTCGGTGCGATGGGCCTTTCCAGTGCCAGCGCCGAGAACTATCAATTGCTGGTCGGCTCCTACACGGCGGGTACCAGCCAGGGCATCTACCGGATGAATTTCGACAGTGCCACCGGCCAGATCGCTGCCAAGCCGCTGCAAGTGGTGAAGAGCGAAAACCCGTCATGGCTGACCCTGTCCAAAGACCAGCATCGGCTGTTCGTGGTCAATGAAAACGGCCCCGGCCAGAAAGACCCTGTCGGTCGCGTCAGCAGCTACTCGATTGATCCGAAGACCCACGCCCTGACCCTGATCAATCAGGTGCAGAGCCTGGGTAACGAACCGACCCACTCAAGCCTCAGCGGCGACGCCAGCCACCTGTTCGTCAGCAACTATTCGGTGATGGAAGATCCGGGTGGCACCTTGGCGGTGTTGCCGGTCGGTGCCGATGGCAAGCTCAAACCGGTGGTGCAGATGAGCGCGCACCCGGCGAGCCGGGTCAACCCCGAGCGTCAGGCGTCGAACCACGTGCACTCGACCGTTTCCTCACCGGATGGCCGCTACGTGTTCTCCAACGACCTCGGTGCGGACAAGGTCTTCATCTACAAATTTGACCCGAAGGCCAACCCGGACCTGCCGCTGACCCCGGCAAAAACCGCTTCGATTGCCTTGCCGGCCGGCAGCGGCCCGCGTCATTTGCTGTTCAGTGCTGACGGCAAACATGCCTGGCTGACCATGGAAATGAGCGCACAGGTCGCTGTGTTCGACTACAACGACGGCGTGCTGACCCAGACGCAACTGGTCGATCTGGCTGCCGGCCAACCGACTTCGGACAAGGCCGGTGCGGCGCTGCATGCCTCGGCGGATGGCAAATTCCTCTACGTCAGCAACCGTGGCACTGCCAATCAGTTGCTGGTGTTCAGCATCGACCCGGCGACCGGTCAGCTCAAGGAGCTGCAAAAACGCTCGGTGGAAGGTGATCACCCGCGTGAGTTCAGCCTCGATCCGAGTGGCAAATTCCTGCTGGTCGCCAACCAGAAGAGCAACGAAATTGTTGTCGTCGAGCGCGATGCCAAGACCGGTCTGCTTGGCAAAACCGTGCAAAAACTGCCGATGGACGCCCCGAGCGACCTGAAGTTTCTAGTGCGACAATAA
- a CDS encoding DUF5629 family protein translates to MTAQTLLNALEHCGMVEIDGLHAFEFALDEDDNLHIECIDGRTAKHWEFTPAQVTAATFDEDLQSWLIIGYASDTKTTGEHRLVCLGDVVSSSDDEDETDEHA, encoded by the coding sequence ATGACTGCCCAAACCCTTCTCAACGCCCTCGAACACTGCGGCATGGTCGAAATCGATGGCTTGCACGCCTTCGAATTCGCCCTCGACGAAGACGACAATCTGCACATCGAATGCATCGATGGCCGCACGGCCAAGCATTGGGAGTTCACCCCGGCGCAGGTTACAGCGGCGACGTTTGATGAAGACCTGCAGAGTTGGCTGATCATTGGCTACGCCAGCGACACCAAAACCACCGGCGAGCACCGTCTGGTCTGCCTCGGTGATGTAGTCAGCAGCAGCGATGACGAGGATGAAACTGATGAACATGCGTAA
- a CDS encoding aldehyde dehydrogenase (NADP(+)) has protein sequence MTQILGHNYIGGQRSAAGNVKLHSVDATTGEHLPYDFIQATETEVDAAAKAAAAAYPPYRSLSAERRAQFLDAIADELDALGDDFVAVVCRETALPAGRIQGERGRTSGQMRLFAKVLRRGDFYGARIDLPLPDRQPLPRPDLRQYRIGLGPVAVFGASNFPLAFSTAGGDTAAALAAGCPVVFKAHSGHMATAELVADALIRAAEKTAMPVGVFNMIYGGGVGEWLVKHPAIQAVGFTGSLKGGRALCDMAAARPQPIPVFAEMSSINPVIVLPQALATRSESIARDLTASVVQGCGQFCTNPGLVIGIRSPQFSAFVQQVAGLIGDQPAQTMLNAGTLGSYGKGLQKLLAHSGIEHLAGQPQQGNQAQPQLFKADVSLLINSDEVLQEEVFGPTTVIVEVADKAELSAALQGLHGQLTATMIGEQADFERFPELTPLLEQKVGRILLNGYPTGVEVCDSMVHGGPYPATSDSRGTSVGTLAIDRFLRPVCFQNYPDSLLPEPLKNGNPLRIQRLVDGKPSRDAF, from the coding sequence ATGACTCAGATTCTCGGTCACAACTACATCGGCGGGCAGCGCAGTGCCGCGGGCAACGTCAAACTGCATAGCGTCGACGCGACTACCGGCGAACACCTGCCGTACGATTTCATTCAGGCGACTGAAACCGAAGTCGATGCCGCCGCCAAAGCCGCCGCCGCAGCGTACCCGCCCTATCGCAGCCTCAGCGCTGAACGCCGCGCGCAATTTCTCGACGCGATTGCCGATGAGCTGGATGCGTTGGGTGATGATTTCGTGGCCGTGGTCTGTCGTGAAACCGCGTTGCCGGCGGGGCGGATTCAGGGCGAGCGCGGGCGTACCAGCGGCCAGATGCGCCTGTTCGCCAAAGTCCTGCGGCGCGGTGATTTCTACGGCGCGCGAATCGATCTGCCACTGCCGGATCGCCAGCCGTTGCCGCGCCCGGATCTGCGGCAGTACCGCATCGGCCTCGGCCCGGTGGCGGTGTTTGGCGCGAGCAACTTTCCGCTGGCGTTTTCCACTGCGGGTGGCGATACCGCTGCCGCGCTGGCCGCTGGTTGCCCGGTGGTGTTCAAGGCCCACAGCGGACACATGGCAACTGCTGAACTTGTCGCCGATGCACTGATTCGCGCCGCCGAAAAAACTGCGATGCCCGTCGGTGTGTTCAACATGATTTACGGCGGCGGTGTGGGCGAGTGGCTGGTCAAGCATCCGGCGATTCAGGCCGTCGGTTTCACCGGTTCGCTCAAGGGCGGTCGGGCACTGTGCGACATGGCGGCGGCGCGGCCGCAACCGATCCCGGTGTTCGCCGAGATGTCGAGCATCAACCCGGTGATCGTCTTGCCGCAGGCGCTGGCCACGCGTTCGGAATCGATCGCCCGCGACCTGACCGCCTCGGTGGTGCAGGGCTGTGGTCAGTTCTGCACCAATCCCGGTTTGGTCATTGGTATTCGCTCGCCGCAGTTCAGCGCGTTTGTCCAGCAAGTGGCCGGGCTGATCGGCGATCAACCGGCGCAGACCATGCTCAACGCCGGCACGCTTGGCAGCTACGGCAAAGGCTTGCAGAAACTCTTGGCGCATTCCGGCATTGAGCATTTGGCGGGTCAGCCGCAGCAGGGCAATCAGGCGCAGCCTCAGTTGTTCAAGGCCGATGTCAGCCTATTGATCAACAGCGATGAAGTGCTACAGGAGGAAGTGTTCGGCCCGACCACGGTGATCGTCGAAGTGGCGGACAAGGCCGAGCTCAGCGCGGCGCTGCAGGGCCTGCACGGCCAACTGACGGCGACGATGATCGGCGAGCAGGCCGACTTCGAACGCTTCCCGGAACTGACGCCGTTGCTTGAGCAGAAGGTCGGGCGGATCCTGCTCAATGGTTATCCGACCGGGGTCGAGGTGTGTGACTCGATGGTGCATGGCGGGCCGTATCCGGCGACGTCCGACTCGCGCGGCACGTCGGTGGGGACGCTGGCGATTGATCGTTTCCTGCGTCCGGTGTGTTTCCAGAATTACCCCGACAGTTTGCTGCCGGAACCGCTGAAGAATGGCAATCCGCTGCGCATTCAGCGTCTGGTGGATGGCAAGCCTTCGCGCGACGCCTTCTAA
- the araD1 gene encoding AraD1 family protein, with translation MHLVQFELINGERRVGVVDIGLIREVQDARSVRDLALAAIEAGSTLEQQVQTHGLGIDHDYAELLNTRRILPPLDHPDPAHLLVSGTGLTHLGSASARDKMHQQAGDEAQMTDTMRIFKWGVEGGKPAAGQAGVQPEWFYKGDGSIVVRPGEAFPLPPFAEDAGEEPEMAGLYVIGHDGKPWRLGFAVGNEFSDHVMERKNYLYLAHSKLRSCSYGPELRTGELPQHLAGTSRILRNGEVLWQNEFLSGEANMCHSLANLEYHHFKYRQFLRPGDVHIHFFGTATLSFADGIRTQPGDRFEISQAEFGAPLVNGIAPAAAVFQPDSIGTL, from the coding sequence ATGCATCTGGTTCAATTCGAATTGATTAACGGCGAGCGCCGCGTCGGCGTGGTCGACATCGGGCTGATCCGCGAAGTGCAGGACGCCCGCAGCGTACGCGATCTGGCGTTGGCCGCGATCGAGGCCGGCAGCACCCTTGAACAGCAAGTGCAGACCCACGGCCTCGGCATCGATCATGACTACGCGGAGTTACTGAACACCCGGCGCATCCTGCCACCGCTGGACCATCCCGATCCTGCGCACCTGCTGGTCAGCGGCACCGGCCTGACGCATTTGGGCAGCGCTTCGGCCCGGGACAAGATGCATCAACAGGCCGGCGACGAAGCGCAAATGACCGACACCATGCGCATCTTCAAATGGGGCGTGGAGGGCGGCAAACCGGCGGCGGGGCAGGCGGGCGTGCAGCCGGAATGGTTTTACAAGGGCGACGGCAGCATCGTCGTGCGTCCGGGCGAGGCGTTCCCGTTGCCACCGTTTGCCGAGGATGCCGGCGAGGAACCGGAAATGGCCGGGCTCTACGTCATTGGCCACGACGGCAAACCTTGGCGCCTCGGTTTTGCGGTGGGCAACGAGTTCTCCGACCACGTCATGGAGCGCAAGAACTACCTGTACCTGGCGCATTCGAAACTGCGCAGTTGCAGCTACGGCCCGGAACTGCGCACCGGCGAACTGCCGCAGCATCTGGCCGGCACCAGCCGCATCCTGCGTAACGGTGAAGTGCTGTGGCAGAACGAATTCCTCAGCGGCGAAGCCAACATGTGCCATAGCCTCGCCAACCTCGAATACCACCATTTCAAATACCGCCAGTTCCTGCGTCCCGGCGACGTGCACATCCACTTTTTCGGCACCGCGACCCTGTCGTTCGCCGATGGCATCCGCACCCAACCCGGCGACCGGTTTGAAATCAGCCAGGCCGAATTCGGCGCACCACTGGTCAACGGCATCGCGCCGGCAGCAGCGGTTTTTCAACCGGACAGCATCGGCACCCTTTAA
- a CDS encoding MFS transporter yields the protein MSQELRLVRRITLKLIPFLILLYLIAYVDRSAVGFAKLHMGADIGIGDAAYGLGAGLFFIGYFLLEIPSNLMLERFGARRWFARIMITWGAITIGMAFVQGPHSFYVMRFLLGAAEAGFFPGVLYYITQWFPVRHRGKILGLFILSQPIAMMITGPVSGGLLGMDGILGLHGWQWLFIVIGTPAILLTWPVLRWLPDGPQNVKWMDQAEKDWLTGELKKDLQEYGQTRHGNPLHALKDKRVLLLALFYLPVTLSIYGLGLWLPTLIKQFGGSDLVTGFVSAVPYIFGIVGLLIVPRSSDRMNDRYGHLAVLYVLGALGLFFSAWLTLPVAQLAALCLVAFALFSCTAVFWTLPGRFFAGASAAAGIALINSVGNLGGYIGPFVIGALKEYTGSLASGLYFLSGVMVCGLILTAIVYRVLERKHVLPAEQFAASARGATRT from the coding sequence ATGAGCCAGGAACTGCGGCTTGTCCGGCGCATCACGCTGAAACTGATTCCCTTCCTGATCCTGCTGTACCTGATCGCCTATGTGGATCGCTCCGCCGTCGGCTTCGCCAAGCTGCACATGGGCGCCGACATCGGCATCGGTGACGCGGCCTATGGCCTCGGTGCCGGGCTGTTTTTCATTGGCTACTTTCTTCTCGAAATCCCCAGCAACCTGATGCTCGAACGCTTCGGTGCGCGGCGCTGGTTTGCGCGGATCATGATCACCTGGGGCGCAATCACCATCGGCATGGCCTTCGTCCAGGGGCCGCACAGTTTCTACGTGATGCGCTTTCTGCTCGGCGCGGCGGAGGCGGGGTTCTTCCCCGGCGTTCTCTACTACATCACCCAATGGTTCCCGGTGCGCCATCGCGGCAAGATCCTCGGCCTGTTCATCCTCTCTCAACCGATCGCGATGATGATCACCGGCCCGGTATCCGGCGGCTTGCTGGGCATGGACGGCATCCTCGGTCTGCACGGCTGGCAATGGCTGTTCATCGTCATCGGCACCCCGGCGATCCTCCTGACCTGGCCGGTATTGCGCTGGCTGCCCGATGGCCCGCAGAACGTGAAGTGGATGGATCAGGCCGAGAAAGACTGGCTGACCGGCGAACTGAAAAAAGATCTTCAGGAATACGGCCAGACCCGTCACGGCAACCCGCTGCATGCGCTCAAAGACAAACGCGTGTTGCTGCTGGCGCTGTTTTACCTGCCGGTGACCCTGAGCATTTATGGCCTCGGCCTGTGGCTGCCGACGCTGATCAAACAGTTCGGCGGCAGCGATCTGGTGACCGGTTTTGTCTCGGCGGTGCCGTACATCTTCGGCATCGTCGGTCTGCTGATCGTGCCGCGCAGTTCCGACCGCATGAATGATCGCTACGGCCATCTGGCGGTGCTCTATGTGCTGGGCGCGCTGGGCCTGTTCTTCAGCGCGTGGCTGACCCTGCCGGTGGCGCAATTGGCGGCGCTGTGTCTGGTGGCGTTCGCGCTGTTTTCTTGCACGGCGGTGTTCTGGACCTTGCCGGGGCGGTTCTTTGCCGGCGCGAGTGCAGCGGCGGGGATCGCCCTGATCAACTCGGTGGGCAATCTCGGCGGCTACATTGGCCCGTTCGTGATCGGGGCGCTGAAGGAGTACACCGGGAGTCTGGCTTCGGGGTTGTATTTCCTGTCGGGCGTGATGGTGTGCGGATTGATCCTCACAGCCATCGTCTACCGCGTGCTCGAGCGCAAACACGTGCTGCCGGCCGAGCAATTTGCCGCCAGCGCACGCGGTGCCACGCGAACCTGA
- a CDS encoding IlvD/Edd family dehydratase yields MSEKKPTLRSAQWFGTADKNGFMYRSWMKNQGIADHQFHGKPIIGICNTWSELTPCNAHFRQIAEHVKRGVIEAGGFPVEFPVFSNGESNLRPTAMLTRNLASMDVEEAIRGNPIDGVVLLTGCDKTTPALLMGAASCDVPAIVVTGGPMLNGKHKGKDIGSGTVVWQLSEQVKAGTITIDDFLAAEGGMSRSAGTCNTMGTASTMACMAEALGTSLPHNAAIPAVDARRYVLAHMSGMRAVEMVREDLRLSKILTKEAFENAIRVNAAIGGSTNAVIHLKAIAGRIGVELDLDDWTRIGRGMPTIVDLQPSGRFLMEEFYYAGGLPAVLRRLGEANLIPNPDALTVNGKTLGENTQNAPIYGEDQVIRTLDNPIRADGGICVLRGNLAPLGAVLKPSAATPELMQHRGRAVVFENFDMYKARINDPELDVDKDSILVMKNCGPKGYPGMAEVGNMGLPAKLLAQGVTDMVRISDARMSGTAYGTVVLHVAPEAAAGGPLAVVQEGDWIELDCASGRLHLDIPDAELAARMADLQPPQQLLVGGYRQLYIDHVLQADQGCDFDFLVGCRGAEVPRHSH; encoded by the coding sequence ATGTCTGAGAAGAAACCCACCCTGCGCTCGGCCCAATGGTTTGGCACGGCCGACAAGAACGGCTTCATGTACCGCAGCTGGATGAAGAATCAGGGCATCGCCGACCACCAGTTCCACGGCAAGCCGATCATCGGCATCTGCAACACCTGGTCGGAACTGACCCCGTGCAACGCGCATTTCCGCCAGATTGCGGAGCACGTCAAACGCGGGGTGATCGAGGCTGGCGGTTTTCCGGTGGAATTTCCGGTGTTCTCCAATGGCGAGTCGAACCTGCGCCCGACCGCCATGCTCACTCGCAACCTGGCGAGCATGGACGTCGAAGAAGCGATTCGCGGCAACCCGATTGACGGCGTGGTGCTGTTGACCGGCTGCGACAAAACCACTCCGGCGCTGCTGATGGGCGCGGCCAGTTGCGATGTGCCGGCGATCGTCGTCACCGGCGGGCCGATGCTCAACGGCAAGCACAAGGGCAAGGACATCGGCTCCGGCACGGTGGTCTGGCAGCTCAGCGAACAGGTCAAGGCCGGCACTATCACCATCGACGATTTCCTCGCGGCCGAGGGCGGCATGTCGCGCTCGGCGGGCACCTGCAACACCATGGGCACCGCGTCGACCATGGCCTGCATGGCCGAAGCACTGGGCACGTCCCTGCCGCACAACGCGGCGATTCCGGCAGTCGATGCGCGGCGTTATGTGTTGGCGCACATGTCCGGCATGCGCGCGGTGGAGATGGTGCGCGAAGACTTGCGCCTGTCGAAGATCCTGACCAAGGAAGCCTTTGAAAACGCCATTCGGGTCAACGCGGCTATTGGCGGTTCGACCAACGCAGTGATTCACCTGAAAGCCATCGCCGGTCGCATCGGCGTTGAACTGGATCTGGACGACTGGACGCGCATCGGGCGCGGCATGCCGACCATCGTCGACCTGCAACCGTCCGGGCGTTTCCTGATGGAAGAGTTTTACTACGCCGGGGGCTTGCCGGCGGTGCTGCGGCGTCTCGGCGAGGCCAATCTGATCCCCAATCCCGACGCGCTGACCGTCAACGGCAAGACACTGGGCGAGAACACCCAGAACGCGCCGATCTACGGCGAAGACCAAGTGATCCGAACCCTCGACAATCCGATCCGCGCCGACGGTGGTATCTGCGTGTTGCGCGGTAATCTGGCGCCGCTGGGTGCGGTGCTCAAACCGTCCGCCGCCACGCCTGAATTGATGCAGCATCGGGGTCGCGCGGTGGTGTTTGAAAACTTCGATATGTACAAGGCGCGGATCAATGATCCGGAACTGGATGTCGATAAAGATTCGATTCTGGTGATGAAGAACTGCGGGCCGAAGGGTTATCCGGGCATGGCCGAGGTGGGCAACATGGGCCTGCCGGCCAAGCTGCTGGCTCAGGGCGTGACCGATATGGTGCGCATTTCTGATGCGCGAATGAGCGGCACCGCGTATGGCACGGTGGTTTTGCACGTTGCCCCGGAAGCGGCGGCCGGCGGGCCGTTGGCGGTGGTGCAGGAAGGCGACTGGATCGAGCTGGATTGTGCCAGCGGGCGTTTGCATCTGGACATTCCGGATGCCGAACTGGCGGCGCGCATGGCGGATCTGCAGCCACCGCAGCAGCTGTTGGTCGGCGGCTATCGTCAGTTGTACATCGACCATGTGCTGCAGGCGGATCAGGGCTGTGACTTTGATTTCCTGGTCGGCTGCCGAGGGGCTGAAGTCCCGCGCCATTCCCACTGA
- a CDS encoding FadR/GntR family transcriptional regulator, whose translation MDYRKPSDRKSMHSRIVQELGMQIVSGRFLPDDKLPAEALLCEEYAVSRPVLREATRVLVAKGLVYSKPRVGTVVKARREWHMLDPDVLHWLMQSSPQNEFFNVLTSVRSIIEPAAAALAAQHATEADIAAIGEAYQRMEAAPTPEALLQPDLDFHSRIADATHNDLLANLCNMLSVAIAEALKHSNQRPNLHELALPRHKAILTAIENRDALGARHATLVQLDDARSALSVVLGADLS comes from the coding sequence ATGGATTACCGCAAACCTTCCGACCGCAAAAGCATGCACTCGCGCATTGTCCAGGAACTGGGCATGCAGATCGTCTCCGGACGTTTTTTGCCCGACGACAAACTGCCCGCCGAAGCGCTGTTGTGCGAGGAATACGCGGTCAGCCGCCCGGTGTTGCGTGAAGCCACGCGAGTGCTGGTGGCCAAGGGACTGGTGTACTCCAAACCGCGTGTCGGCACGGTGGTCAAGGCCCGACGTGAATGGCACATGCTCGATCCGGACGTGCTGCACTGGCTGATGCAAAGCAGCCCGCAGAATGAATTCTTCAATGTGCTGACCAGCGTGCGCAGCATCATCGAACCGGCAGCCGCCGCCCTCGCCGCTCAGCACGCGACCGAGGCCGACATCGCCGCCATCGGCGAAGCCTATCAACGCATGGAAGCCGCGCCGACCCCGGAGGCCCTGCTGCAACCGGACCTGGACTTCCACAGCCGCATCGCCGACGCGACCCATAACGATCTGTTGGCGAACCTGTGCAACATGTTGTCGGTAGCGATTGCCGAGGCGTTGAAGCATTCCAACCAGCGGCCGAATTTGCATGAGCTGGCGCTGCCACGGCACAAGGCGATTCTTACGGCGATCGAGAACCGTGATGCCCTTGGCGCCCGCCACGCGACGCTGGTTCAGCTGGATGATGCGCGCAGTGCCTTGAGTGTTGTGCTTGGGGCGGATCTTTCGTAA
- a CDS encoding ISL3 family transposase translates to MRDINTFLPFWEGFSVVNIKPDGDALQIELIPHATRFPSCGGCQKPCSTTHEYCERTVRDLPILGRAVRLSVLLRRVGCRDCGKRMEAVSWLDRYARMTRRLAEAVIQACERLPTLHVAQLFGLHWDTVRLLERRALQAALSILPTAQPRRLVMDEFALFKGHRYASVVLDADTRRVLWIGEGRSRAAVRPFFEELGPEGCARIEAVAMDMNTAFDLEVRQHCPNARVIYDLFHVVAKYGREVIDRVRVDEANRLRHDKPARKVIKQARWLLLRNPQNLKTPEQQVRLEDLLAANQALMTVYLMKAELKTLWTPSTAWGWRSAWKQWLRHAHESEIPALIQFATRLKGYWRGIVSRVRWPMHTGQLEGINNRIKVIKRMAYGYRDSEFFFMKIKSVFPGNP, encoded by the coding sequence ATGCGCGATATTAATACTTTCCTTCCGTTTTGGGAGGGCTTTTCTGTCGTCAACATCAAGCCTGATGGTGACGCCCTACAGATCGAACTGATTCCCCACGCCACCCGATTTCCTTCCTGTGGCGGCTGCCAGAAACCCTGTTCAACCACACATGAGTATTGTGAGCGAACCGTCCGCGATTTGCCGATTCTCGGCCGTGCGGTGCGCCTCAGCGTGTTGCTCAGGCGGGTTGGCTGTCGTGACTGCGGTAAACGCATGGAGGCGGTCAGTTGGCTGGACCGTTATGCCCGCATGACGCGGCGCTTGGCCGAGGCGGTCATTCAGGCCTGCGAACGCCTCCCCACACTGCACGTGGCTCAACTGTTTGGGCTGCATTGGGACACCGTTCGGTTGCTGGAGCGTCGAGCTTTGCAAGCGGCGTTGAGCATTTTGCCAACGGCACAACCGCGACGTCTGGTGATGGACGAATTCGCCCTGTTCAAAGGTCATCGTTACGCCAGCGTGGTGCTGGATGCGGATACACGCCGCGTGCTGTGGATCGGTGAGGGCCGCAGCCGAGCAGCGGTCAGGCCCTTCTTCGAAGAGCTGGGGCCCGAGGGATGCGCACGCATCGAAGCGGTGGCGATGGACATGAATACCGCTTTTGACCTGGAGGTTCGCCAGCACTGTCCCAACGCGCGAGTGATCTACGACCTCTTCCATGTAGTGGCCAAATATGGCCGAGAGGTGATTGATCGGGTCCGCGTTGACGAGGCTAACCGGTTGCGTCACGACAAGCCGGCCCGCAAGGTCATCAAGCAGGCGCGATGGCTGTTGCTGCGCAATCCGCAGAACTTGAAAACGCCGGAACAACAGGTCCGCCTGGAGGATCTGCTGGCGGCCAACCAAGCGTTGATGACGGTCTACTTGATGAAGGCTGAACTCAAAACACTCTGGACCCCGAGTACTGCCTGGGGTTGGCGATCGGCCTGGAAGCAATGGCTGCGCCATGCGCATGAAAGCGAAATTCCAGCTCTGATCCAGTTCGCCACACGGCTAAAGGGTTACTGGCGGGGCATCGTGAGCCGGGTTCGCTGGCCGATGCACACCGGTCAGTTGGAAGGAATAAACAATCGAATAAAGGTCATCAAGCGGATGGCGTACGGTTACCGGGATAGCGAATTCTTTTTCATGAAGATCAAGAGCGTCTTTCCCGGTAATCCGTGA